A window of Candidatus Binataceae bacterium genomic DNA:
GTCAGCGAATAATACGCAGCGCCACGGAGCTGTTCGGCGCTAAGGGTTTTGAGCAGGTCCTCACTGACGAAGTCGCGTTACACGCTGGAGTCGGCAAGGGGAGCGTTTATCGCCAATTTGGCTCCAAGGAGCAATTGTACGCCGCCACCGTGATCGAAGGCTTCAAGCACCTGTGCAATCAGATCGAGGCGGCGCTCGCAGATGCGCAGTCGGATCAGGAGCGGCTTACCACTATCGTGCGCCATGCGATGACCTATTTCTGGGACCGCCGCCAGTTCTTCGTCTTGCTGCGCGACCCGACCAAGCTGCCGCGCGCCGAAGAA
This region includes:
- a CDS encoding TetR/AcrR family transcriptional regulator, whose amino-acid sequence is MIRSSKRTTTPVRTRHPAEKRKRGRRPIPMLRQRIIRSATELFGAKGFEQVLTDEVALHAGVGKGSVYRQFGSKEQLYAATVIEGFKHLCNQIEAALADAQSDQERLTTIVRHAMTYFWDRRQFFVLLRDPTKLPRAEETRYRTERGRLARLVSDLLGEAGREGRIRADLDYGMLAECLLGMMRGVQRYQRETVRLEDAIDAIVSLFLDGCKRD